Proteins from a genomic interval of Sphingobacterium sp. SYP-B4668:
- a CDS encoding MFS transporter — protein MVDSKSVGLTPSLLWLMAIGSGLVVANNYYNQPLLALMAKDFSVSESSISNIAVLTQIGYAFGLLFIVPLGDMLRRKRIILIDFVFIILSLMGMALAPSVNWLLPLSFLVGFTSVIPQIFVPMAAEMASPEKRSSAIGTVMSGLLIGILLSRVVSGIVGDFFGWREMYWAAAAAMVILAVLIAIKLPENTPTFKGSYRALMQSLISLTKTQPVLRLAAFRGAMGFGAFSAFWTTLVFHMEGPPFHDGPAIVGSFGLVGAAGALAAALVGKLSHKVSAYQIVLFSTLIMLASWIIFYFGGGTYFGLIIGIIFIDLGLQSMHIMNQSSFFALNLGANNRLNTVYMVSYFIGGSTGTYLAAQAWKAYGWTGVVAVGISFTLLTLIAHLGYDKRINR, from the coding sequence ATGGTTGACTCAAAAAGCGTCGGACTCACTCCTTCACTATTATGGTTAATGGCTATCGGAAGTGGATTGGTAGTCGCAAACAACTATTATAACCAACCCCTGCTTGCGTTGATGGCCAAAGACTTTAGCGTCAGCGAATCAAGCATCAGCAACATTGCCGTACTCACCCAAATTGGCTATGCTTTTGGACTCCTATTTATCGTACCGCTGGGGGACATGTTGCGACGCAAGCGAATTATACTTATAGACTTTGTCTTTATTATCCTATCCCTTATGGGCATGGCCTTGGCTCCTTCTGTCAATTGGTTACTCCCTCTTAGTTTCTTAGTAGGATTCACATCAGTAATACCCCAAATTTTTGTCCCGATGGCTGCTGAAATGGCCTCACCGGAGAAGCGTAGTTCGGCAATCGGAACGGTAATGAGCGGACTATTGATAGGCATCCTCCTCTCTCGCGTAGTAAGCGGCATAGTAGGGGATTTCTTTGGATGGCGGGAGATGTACTGGGCGGCAGCCGCTGCTATGGTTATACTAGCTGTACTAATAGCTATCAAGCTGCCTGAAAACACACCTACTTTCAAAGGATCCTATAGAGCGCTAATGCAATCGTTGATTTCACTAACCAAAACACAACCTGTACTCCGTTTGGCCGCATTTAGAGGGGCTATGGGATTTGGAGCCTTTAGCGCCTTCTGGACCACCTTGGTCTTCCATATGGAAGGTCCTCCCTTTCATGATGGCCCAGCAATAGTAGGTTCTTTTGGATTGGTCGGCGCTGCAGGGGCATTAGCAGCGGCTTTGGTGGGAAAATTGTCACACAAAGTCAGTGCCTATCAAATCGTGTTATTCTCTACATTGATAATGCTAGCAAGCTGGATCATATTTTATTTTGGTGGTGGCACTTATTTTGGATTGATTATTGGCATTATTTTCATAGATTTAGGATTGCAATCAATGCATATCATGAATCAGTCAAGCTTTTTTGCACTCAATCTAGGAGCCAACAACAGGCTGAACACCGTATATATGGTGAGCTATTTCATTGGGGGTTCTACGGGTACATACCTAGCGGCACAAGCATGGAAAGCATATGGATGGACAGGGGTAGTAGCAGTGGGTATCAGCTTTACTCTCCTCACGTTGATAGCGCATCTTGGTTATGATAAACGAATAAACAGATAA
- the gpmI gene encoding 2,3-bisphosphoglycerate-independent phosphoglycerate mutase — translation MSTKKVALLILDGLGYGKEDISNAVLAANTPYLDHLLATYPNSRLEASGESVGLPEGQMGNSEVGHMNLGAGRVVYQELGRIHKAVRDGVFNTHEVLVNAFNYAKENNKKVHFIGLLSDGGVHAHTKHLKGLCDAAQNAGLSSEQVFIHAFLDGRDTDPNSGIGYVKDMQEYLSHSSGTLASAIGRYYAMDRDNRWERVKEAYDLLVHGTGVPTDNIVEAIQQSYDENITDEFVKPIVITNADGTPKATIQEGDVVLCYNFRTDRGREITIALTQKNFPEYNMHALDLYYVTMTAYDETFKGVQVVFQKDNLTNTLGEVLERNNKTQTRIAETEKYPHVTFFFSGGREKEFEGEHRLLVPSPKVATYDLQPEMSAQGITDAIIDDMESKQPDFICLNFANPDMVGHTGVFEAVVKAVETVDSCTKQVVEKGIALGYSFIIIADHGNSEFMINEDGSVNTAHTTNLVPCILIDKDYHHVNDGKLGDIAPTILKILGVEIPVDMSGNILVS, via the coding sequence GTGAGCACAAAAAAAGTAGCGCTATTAATCCTGGACGGACTAGGATATGGCAAGGAAGATATTTCAAATGCGGTATTAGCCGCCAATACCCCATATTTAGATCATTTATTAGCAACCTATCCAAATTCGAGATTGGAGGCATCTGGTGAATCGGTGGGACTACCTGAAGGCCAAATGGGCAACTCGGAAGTAGGACACATGAACCTAGGTGCTGGTCGTGTAGTATATCAAGAACTAGGACGCATCCATAAAGCTGTACGTGATGGAGTCTTCAATACCCACGAAGTACTAGTCAATGCTTTCAACTACGCTAAAGAAAACAATAAAAAAGTTCATTTCATTGGTTTGCTATCAGATGGAGGCGTACATGCCCATACCAAACACCTCAAAGGACTATGTGATGCGGCCCAAAATGCTGGATTAAGCAGTGAGCAAGTATTCATCCACGCCTTCTTAGATGGAAGAGATACCGATCCAAATTCAGGAATCGGATACGTTAAAGACATGCAAGAATATCTTAGCCACTCCTCAGGCACTTTAGCCTCAGCCATTGGCCGGTACTACGCGATGGACAGGGACAATCGTTGGGAACGTGTGAAGGAAGCTTATGATTTATTAGTACATGGAACAGGCGTACCTACCGACAATATTGTGGAAGCTATCCAACAATCGTACGATGAAAATATCACCGATGAATTTGTAAAACCAATCGTCATCACCAATGCAGATGGGACACCAAAAGCGACTATTCAAGAAGGCGATGTCGTACTGTGCTATAACTTCAGAACGGATAGAGGCCGAGAAATAACCATAGCGTTGACGCAAAAGAACTTCCCAGAGTACAACATGCACGCATTGGATTTGTACTATGTAACCATGACTGCCTATGACGAGACATTTAAGGGAGTGCAGGTAGTTTTCCAAAAGGACAACTTGACCAATACACTTGGTGAAGTCTTGGAACGAAATAATAAGACTCAAACCCGTATTGCTGAAACAGAAAAATATCCGCATGTCACGTTTTTCTTTTCAGGAGGTAGGGAGAAAGAATTTGAAGGTGAACACCGTCTGCTTGTCCCTTCACCAAAAGTAGCGACCTATGACCTTCAACCCGAAATGAGTGCTCAAGGTATCACAGACGCAATTATCGATGACATGGAAAGTAAGCAACCAGATTTCATTTGTCTGAATTTTGCGAATCCAGATATGGTAGGACATACGGGAGTATTTGAAGCAGTAGTAAAAGCAGTGGAGACCGTAGATTCATGCACAAAGCAGGTTGTTGAGAAAGGGATTGCATTGGGTTATTCTTTTATTATCATCGCGGATCACGGAAATTCGGAGTTTATGATCAATGAAGACGGATCGGTCAATACGGCACATACGACCAACTTGGTCCCGTGTATTCTTATTGATAAGGACTACCATCATGTCAATGACGGTAAATTGGGAGATATTGCACCTACTATATTAAAAATATTGGGTGTAGAGATTCCTGTGGACATGTCTGGCAATATTTTAGTTAGCTAA
- a CDS encoding DUF4783 domain-containing protein: MRKWMVLAITLLLCLGSFGKEYGQDISERILTSLRAGSSKELAKNFASSVSVAVKQEDGVYSKFQAELVISEFFRQNKPTKVSLAQRMTNNAANAYYVFSLKTHNQTYRVFTKLIENKDTFYISEIRFELATTK, encoded by the coding sequence ATGAGAAAATGGATGGTGTTAGCCATCACTCTTTTACTATGTTTAGGTAGTTTTGGTAAAGAGTATGGGCAGGATATTTCGGAGCGTATTTTAACTAGTCTTAGAGCTGGAAGTTCCAAAGAGCTAGCTAAGAATTTTGCAAGCTCGGTCAGTGTGGCTGTCAAGCAGGAGGACGGCGTGTATTCCAAATTTCAAGCAGAGCTTGTGATTTCGGAGTTCTTTAGGCAAAATAAACCTACGAAAGTTTCTTTGGCGCAACGAATGACCAATAATGCGGCTAATGCATACTATGTTTTCTCATTGAAAACCCATAATCAGACCTACAGAGTATTTACCAAACTTATCGAGAATAAAGACACTTTTTACATCTCTGAAATAAGGTTTGAACTCGCTACTACAAAATAG
- the nadC gene encoding carboxylating nicotinate-nucleotide diphosphorylase — MDRVFVEKLTSFVNQALQEDLGDGDHTTLSTIPVDHRGEAKLLVKEDGIIAGVEVARHIIRLVDPTLNIEIHINDGQTVNIGDIAFYLRGAIHSILKAERLVLNVMQRMSGIATRTHHYVKLLEGTKTKVLDTRKTTPLLRFLEKEAVKIGGGVNHRFGLYDMILIKDNHVDYAGGITAALHSSNAYRKGLGRPMEIEIEVRNLAELEEVLEFGHVDRVMLDNFTPEQVVDAVKLVDGRLTTEASGGITELTIRAYAEAGVDFISVGALTHSVKSLDLSLKAKLI; from the coding sequence ATGGATAGAGTATTTGTTGAAAAGTTAACTTCTTTTGTTAACCAAGCCCTGCAAGAGGATCTTGGTGATGGCGATCATACTACATTGTCCACCATCCCTGTGGATCATCGAGGGGAAGCGAAACTGCTTGTTAAAGAGGACGGAATAATCGCGGGAGTGGAGGTGGCACGCCATATCATCAGGCTGGTAGATCCTACTTTGAACATCGAAATACATATCAATGACGGTCAGACTGTAAATATAGGAGATATTGCTTTTTATCTTCGTGGAGCTATTCACAGTATCTTAAAAGCCGAGCGTTTGGTATTAAATGTTATGCAGCGTATGAGCGGCATTGCTACACGTACGCATCATTATGTCAAACTGCTCGAGGGAACCAAGACAAAAGTATTGGACACTCGGAAGACCACCCCTTTACTACGGTTTTTGGAAAAAGAGGCCGTTAAGATAGGAGGTGGGGTCAACCACCGATTTGGACTTTACGATATGATTCTCATCAAAGATAATCATGTAGACTATGCCGGTGGTATCACAGCAGCCCTACACTCATCTAATGCATATCGTAAGGGGCTCGGTAGACCCATGGAAATTGAAATTGAAGTCCGCAATCTAGCAGAATTGGAGGAGGTACTTGAGTTTGGACATGTCGATCGTGTGATGCTCGATAATTTTACCCCAGAGCAGGTTGTTGATGCCGTGAAGTTAGTAGATGGACGACTCACTACAGAGGCTTCTGGCGGTATTACAGAGTTAACTATTCGTGCTTATGCCGAAGCTGGGGTTGATTTTATTTCGGTAGGAGCATTGACACATTCGGTGAAAAGTTTGGATTTGAGCCTCAAAGCTAAACTTATTTAA
- the plsY gene encoding glycerol-3-phosphate 1-O-acyltransferase PlsY, which produces MISIYLLGIVILAYLFGSIPSAVWFGQAFYGVDVREYGSGNAGATNTFRVLGPKAGSIVMFIDILKGWTATNLPYLLDSSVVGSQDAPQFVNFQLALGVIAVLGHLFPIFAGFRGGKGVATLFGMVLAIHLPAALCCVSVFILTLLITHYVSLSSILAGFTFPFSIAFIFRTSVPSVLLYGIAICALILITHQKNIERLLKGHESKIYLFKKKTKS; this is translated from the coding sequence ATGATTTCAATTTACCTTCTGGGTATAGTAATATTGGCATATTTGTTTGGCTCAATCCCTTCTGCAGTATGGTTTGGTCAGGCATTTTATGGAGTTGATGTAAGGGAGTATGGGAGTGGAAATGCCGGTGCAACTAACACATTTCGGGTTTTAGGACCCAAAGCTGGGAGTATCGTCATGTTTATCGATATCCTCAAAGGATGGACTGCAACCAATTTGCCTTATTTGCTGGATTCTTCAGTGGTAGGTTCTCAAGACGCCCCTCAGTTTGTTAATTTTCAATTGGCATTGGGCGTGATTGCAGTTTTGGGGCATTTATTTCCAATTTTTGCGGGATTTCGGGGTGGTAAAGGGGTTGCCACTTTGTTTGGTATGGTCCTAGCTATCCATCTTCCGGCTGCTCTCTGTTGTGTAAGTGTATTTATTTTGACGTTATTGATTACACATTATGTCTCCCTTAGCTCTATTTTAGCGGGCTTTACCTTTCCTTTCAGTATTGCTTTTATATTTCGGACATCAGTCCCCTCTGTTCTTTTATATGGGATTGCTATCTGCGCTTTAATTCTGATTACACATCAAAAAAATATAGAACGATTGCTCAAAGGGCATGAATCCAAGATATATTTATTCAAGAAAAAGACCAAATCCTAA
- a CDS encoding M48 family metallopeptidase codes for MNKVFKYTSIALLGVTLAGCSTVPLTGRKQLSLVSDSQIEQQAAASYKEFLGSSKTKVITGTSNAALVKKVGNNIAAAVNRYLSSQGLANQYNFNWEFNLIQSDEVNAWCMPGGKVAVYSGILPITLNETGLATVMGHEIAHAIAKHSAEQMSNQMLLQTGGQIVGAVTADQSMAVRSGVNLLYGVGGQIGMLKYSRSNESEADRLGLIFMAMAGYNPGEAVKFWERMSNGKASGTPEFLSTHPSDARRISDIQKLIPEAQKYYKK; via the coding sequence ATGAATAAGGTATTCAAGTACACAAGCATTGCATTGCTAGGTGTAACATTGGCAGGTTGTTCTACCGTTCCTTTAACCGGACGTAAACAGTTGAGCCTAGTCAGTGATAGTCAAATAGAACAGCAGGCTGCTGCGTCATATAAAGAATTCTTAGGGTCATCAAAGACCAAAGTTATTACAGGTACCTCCAATGCTGCTTTGGTGAAAAAAGTAGGTAATAACATTGCAGCAGCAGTGAATAGATATCTGAGCTCACAGGGACTAGCTAACCAATATAACTTCAATTGGGAGTTCAATCTCATCCAGAGTGATGAAGTTAACGCTTGGTGTATGCCAGGAGGTAAGGTGGCCGTCTATTCCGGAATCCTGCCCATCACACTTAATGAAACAGGGTTGGCCACTGTAATGGGCCATGAAATAGCACATGCCATAGCTAAGCATTCTGCCGAGCAGATGAGTAATCAGATGTTGTTGCAGACCGGAGGTCAGATCGTGGGTGCCGTGACAGCTGATCAAAGCATGGCTGTACGTAGTGGTGTCAATCTGCTATACGGTGTAGGTGGCCAGATAGGAATGTTAAAATATTCTCGTAGTAACGAATCCGAAGCTGATCGCTTAGGTTTGATTTTTATGGCTATGGCAGGGTACAATCCCGGTGAAGCCGTTAAGTTCTGGGAGCGAATGTCCAATGGAAAGGCATCCGGTACTCCTGAGTTCTTGAGTACGCACCCGAGTGATGCCAGGCGAATATCTGATATTCAGAAGCTTATTCCTGAAGCCCAAAAATATTATAAGAAATAG
- a CDS encoding ecotin, producing MIKFIKVLTLIATIGMSNVYAQQQASSSVSMFPKPEKGQVQYIIDVPHSTKDDTKKIEFFVGKMTETDACNNHGLMGQFEEKDLQGWGYNYYEFKTDGQIRSTMMGCPDAKKIQQFVSSTSQLVRYNGRLPIVIYVPEGYEVRYKIYTTNDEVFVGKTLK from the coding sequence ATGATAAAATTCATTAAAGTTTTAACCCTTATCGCAACTATCGGTATGTCCAATGTTTATGCACAGCAGCAGGCCAGTTCATCAGTATCCATGTTTCCAAAGCCCGAGAAAGGGCAAGTTCAATACATCATTGATGTGCCACATTCTACGAAAGATGATACCAAGAAGATTGAGTTTTTCGTTGGTAAAATGACAGAGACCGATGCTTGTAATAATCATGGCTTGATGGGGCAGTTTGAAGAAAAGGATTTGCAGGGCTGGGGTTACAATTATTACGAATTCAAAACGGATGGACAGATTCGTAGTACCATGATGGGCTGTCCAGATGCCAAGAAAATTCAACAGTTTGTATCCTCTACAAGTCAGTTGGTTCGTTATAATGGAAGATTACCTATCGTTATCTACGTGCCTGAGGGTTATGAGGTTAGATATAAGATTTATACGACCAATGACGAGGTATTTGTCGGTAAGACTTTAAAATAG